The DNA segment TCCCTATTACGAGTTTGCCGACGGCGGGATGACGGTTGATCTGGCCAGCGTCAGGGGGGGAGAAATTCCCATTGATCCGCTGTCGTTTAAATGGCCTATGGAAACAGCCGTTGACGACCGCTTCCTGAATGATTCCGAGTTTCAGCGGAAGGTCAAACGGTCCCTTCTCATCATCCTGAGGGACGTGAACAAAAAATATGGCCGACTCAATCTGGCCAAGATCATGAACGATATCATGGACTATCACACATTTACCGAGGATGCGGCCAGGATCGCCGACAACGCGGGGGTTCGCCATCTGCTTTTGACCCACATCCTGCCGCCCCTGCCGGTTGCCGATCTCAAAGAGGCGTTTCTGGGCGACTCCGAAAAATTCTACCGGGGGCCAATCACCATCGGGGAGGATGGCATCGCTCTTAGCCTGCCGGCCGGAACCGGGGAGATCATCAAGCGGATGCTTTTGTAAGAGTGCTACGCGGGATTTTGACAACCCGGGCATTTCCTGCGGCGCCTGCTTTTGCGGGGCCATAAAACCATTTTCTTAATTCGCGGAGGCAATTATGGATTTAGCGGAAATCAGGAGACTTGGCGAAGAGTTGTACGATAAACTCCATCTTCCGACCTGGCCGGTGGGGATCACCTACCTCAAAAAAACGGAGGACATCCCGCAACAGGCGCTCCGGCCATCGGCAATCGGTCAGAAATGGAGCCTGTGCCAGGCCTTCACCTATGCGCGCCGCCACGGCTGGCAGGTGGCGATGACGGCGGGCGACAATTTCTGCGTGCCTGCTTCCGCCTTCCATAAATGGGTGGATGTGTCCGACGAGGATCTTGTCGAAAGCCAGGTGCAGCAGGGGTGGCACAAGAACCGGGCGGCCGAGCGGAACCGGTTTAATTTTTTTCAGAACCTGTTTGCCGGCCCGGAGGGGGAAAAAACGCTGGCAAAAATGAGGGAATACATAGGATTTCTCTCTTTCCCGCTGCATAAGGCGCCCACGGCGCCGGATTCAATCATTGTGTTCGGCGACGGCACGCACATCAATCATCTCATCCAGGCGCTCTGCTATGATTATTCATTGCCGGTGATGTCGGCATTTGAGGGTTTCGAGGAGAGCTGTTTCAAGGGGGGAATGGTCCCCTTTCTTACCGGCCGCCCCCAGGTCGTCATTCCCGGCATGGGGGACCGCGCGTTTGCCGGCATCTCCCCGGAGGAGCTGGCCATCGGCCTTCCGGCTTCGCTTTTGCCGACGGCCGTCGAAAACCTCTTTAAGTCGGGCGGGGAACTGAACATCGGGCAGCCGGTGAAAACCCTTTTGCCGATGGGGCTCGATGAATCCATCACGCCGGGATTCGCCTATCTGCAAAGTAAAATCAAAAAAGCAGACTGACAATAAGCATTCGAACCATTAACCTGCCCTTTATGGTGTTGTCTTGGGAAAGGTCGCATCAGACTGGGGACATCTCCTTATTTTTTATCTGCGGGGATATTGCGTCTGTTTTCCATAAGCCATGCCAGTGAAACCATATCGTGGGCAACAACCGATTCCGAAGCAATAACCAGGCCGGTTGGGGGTTGATGGACATGCCCCTTATCCGGGCCGAAGGTGGTGAGTATTTTGTCTGCCGCGGAAATAACCAAACGCTGCTTTTGGAGCAGTGTCCGTGCGGTATTGGCTTCCGCCGTTTTTTCGTGAAACGTGGCCGCATCCCGATGGTACTCCAGGCGCGTGTCCGTTCGCCAGTAGCCTACCGCCGCCTTCATCCCCAGGGTGGCGCCCGCGAGAACAACCCGGGTATGACGATACGCTGCCGACGGCCGGCCCTGGGGAATATCTTTGGACGCGACGGAGCTTTCGCCTGAGCCAAAGACGGCCAAGGCCGATACGGCAGCCGCGCCTTTTAAAAAATCCCTTCGCCTCATAAGTCAACTCCCGGAAATTTGCATGCTTCGTTGTGCCCCACGGGCATGGGGGTTTATTGATGATCATCCCAGAGATCCTGGGCCGCCTGATTCAGTCCGAGTTCCATTAGTTTCTCTTTTGTCGGTTTACCCGTTTCCCAGTCCCACCGGCTTACGTCATAAAATTCCCTCAACATAATGTCCATGGCTGGTTCTATCCCTGCTGTCGCGCCCTCCGGCAAGGCTCGGCTGACAATTTTCGGCAGTCGGTCCTCCTGCCTCGTCACCCCCAGTTTATTGTTTATGGCCCGCTTCAGGTTAAGGGAGCGCTCTCCGAAGGCAAGCAAGTCCATGGCGTTATACTGAATGCCTATAATGGCAGTCAGAGCACGGGCAATCAGTGAAGCCGGCATCGGCGAAAAATGGCACAGGGTGAGGCTATTGTAGAGTTCGCTGAAATGGAGATTTTTTGCCGCCATCGCCCCCTTTTGGGCCGGATCGTTTTTATCGGAAAAAGAGATTCCCAGCTCCAGGCCAACCTCGTTTCCCGGGGCATCCAGGATATAAAAGCCGCCTTTCAAGTGGCAGGCGCCCCTGGGACCGACGGCGTATGAAAGCGCGGCGCCCTGGTAGGCGCGCGAGTCGTGCATCGGAAATTCAAGCCCTTTTACATGGGCCGCTTCCTCAGGATCCACCCCGAGAAGGACGGCCATTTCCTTGACGCCTTTTGACAGGACAACACCGAACCCCTCCTGATCGATGATCATCTCCAAAAGTTTGAGGATAACCGCGCCGTCGCCCCACTTAATTTCCACGCCGGTTTGTTCCTTCGTGAGAATGCCCTGCTCGTACAAATGCATCGCAAAAGCGATGGACACTCCCGCCGATATGGTGTCTATCCCATGCCGATTGCAGAAATGGTTTGCCCTCACCACGGTATCAATGTCGAAGTTCATGCATAAGGGCCCAAACGCCGCGACTGTTTCATATTCAGGGCCATCTACCCTGGGGATGTCTTCACTGAAGTCCTTGATCATCTTGCCGCAGCCGACGGGACAACCGCGGCAGGCATAGGACGTCGTGTTATACCGGGATCTGAATGCCGGACCGTGCAACTTCCCGACGGGGAAAATGCTCTTTGTAAAATACCTGGTCGGGACATCCCCCAGACGCATGCCCAGATCAATATACATATTTGTGCCGTACAATTTGTACGCGTTCGTATTGGGGTTGCTCTTTATAGAGCCATGCGCCTCCTCTACGATCTGCTTAAGATCTTCGCTGTCGGCGGGTTCGGCCTTCTGATTTCCCGAAACGACCACGGCCTTAAGATTCTTCGCACCCATCAATGCCCCCAGACCACACCGTCCGGCAGTTCTTCCTTCGTCGTTCATGATGCCGGCAAACCTTATAAGTTTCTCGCCGCCTCTGCCGATACAGGCGGTCGAAGCCTTTTCCCCTGCCTCTTTATCGATCAGCTCCTGTGTCTCGTAGCTGTCCTTGCCCCACAGGTGCGAGGCTTCCCTGATTTCCGTCTTCTCCTGAGTAACCAATAGATATACCGGCTTCTCGGACTTGCCGGTAATGATTAGCCCGTCATGGCCGCTCCCCTTCAGCCGGAAGGGGAATATCCCGCCGGTTGTCGCCTCCCCCCAAAGACCGCCAGGCGCTATGCCGCAAATGGCCGCCCTGCTGACCATCGGGACACTGGAGCCGATAAAGGGTCCCGTTGCGAAAACCAGGGGGTTTTTCGGCGCCAACGGGTCCATCCCGGGCTTTACATAGTCATAGATCAACTTGGCTGCCAATGTTGAACCGCCGACATATTTCCTGAAATCATCATCGCTTACCGGCAAATCTTCAATTTTTCTATCGGTAAGATTTATCTTTAGGAATTTGCCAAAATAGCCCTTCATTGCCTCACCTCCATACTGCGGAATTCATATCCAGCAGGTTGCCTTCATAGGCGCACAAAAACAGGTCCCTTAACTGCTCACGGGTTAGATCATACCATCCGAAATAGAAGGCGGGATCCGTCGGCGTCTGCTCCAGGACAAAATCAAGATTCTTTTCAAAATCAACGCTGGAAACGCCGGCATCCTTGAGACTTATGGGAAGTTTCAGGTCGGTCGTTAGTTTACGGATTTTTTCAATCAGGTTTCCGAGACTTTTCTCGTCCGAGCCTTTATCCCGTATCCCCAACACATCGCAGATTTCAAGATGGCGATCCGTTACCCGGGAATAGACTTGCAGTTCGTAGGGGAGAAACAGCAATACCATCGCCCCGTGATGGATGTGATACAAGCCGCCAATCGTGTGACCCAGGGCGTGAGAAATCCCCGATCCCGCATTGGAGAGAGGAATCCCCGCCATCGTGGCCGCCTGCTGCATCTTCAGCCGGGGCATGAGATCGCCTCCGTCACGGTATGCCTTGGGCAGCCATTCGAATACCATTCTGATCGCCTTCAGGGCAATGGCCTGATTCAATTCGTCCGCGCGCGGGG comes from the Syntrophales bacterium genome and includes:
- a CDS encoding DUF169 domain-containing protein — its product is MDLAEIRRLGEELYDKLHLPTWPVGITYLKKTEDIPQQALRPSAIGQKWSLCQAFTYARRHGWQVAMTAGDNFCVPASAFHKWVDVSDEDLVESQVQQGWHKNRAAERNRFNFFQNLFAGPEGEKTLAKMREYIGFLSFPLHKAPTAPDSIIVFGDGTHINHLIQALCYDYSLPVMSAFEGFEESCFKGGMVPFLTGRPQVVIPGMGDRAFAGISPEELAIGLPASLLPTAVENLFKSGGELNIGQPVKTLLPMGLDESITPGFAYLQSKIKKAD
- a CDS encoding DUF362 domain-containing protein, whose protein sequence is MRRRDFLKGAAAVSALAVFGSGESSVASKDIPQGRPSAAYRHTRVVLAGATLGMKAAVGYWRTDTRLEYHRDAATFHEKTAEANTARTLLQKQRLVISAADKILTTFGPDKGHVHQPPTGLVIASESVVAHDMVSLAWLMENRRNIPADKK
- a CDS encoding aldehyde ferredoxin oxidoreductase family protein: MKGYFGKFLKINLTDRKIEDLPVSDDDFRKYVGGSTLAAKLIYDYVKPGMDPLAPKNPLVFATGPFIGSSVPMVSRAAICGIAPGGLWGEATTGGIFPFRLKGSGHDGLIITGKSEKPVYLLVTQEKTEIREASHLWGKDSYETQELIDKEAGEKASTACIGRGGEKLIRFAGIMNDEGRTAGRCGLGALMGAKNLKAVVVSGNQKAEPADSEDLKQIVEEAHGSIKSNPNTNAYKLYGTNMYIDLGMRLGDVPTRYFTKSIFPVGKLHGPAFRSRYNTTSYACRGCPVGCGKMIKDFSEDIPRVDGPEYETVAAFGPLCMNFDIDTVVRANHFCNRHGIDTISAGVSIAFAMHLYEQGILTKEQTGVEIKWGDGAVILKLLEMIIDQEGFGVVLSKGVKEMAVLLGVDPEEAAHVKGLEFPMHDSRAYQGAALSYAVGPRGACHLKGGFYILDAPGNEVGLELGISFSDKNDPAQKGAMAAKNLHFSELYNSLTLCHFSPMPASLIARALTAIIGIQYNAMDLLAFGERSLNLKRAINNKLGVTRQEDRLPKIVSRALPEGATAGIEPAMDIMLREFYDVSRWDWETGKPTKEKLMELGLNQAAQDLWDDHQ